GAAATTAAAGTGTACCTCGAGTTGGTCACCAAGGTTGACCACAATAGAGTGCTTCATTGGAGGGACATCAACCCATTGATCACCCttgaggagttgtagaccacttACTTTATCATCTTGGAAAAGCAAGATAATCCCACCAGCATCAGTGTGTGGTCGAAGTCCCTTAATCAATTCTGGCTTGGGACATGGAGGGTAGTTGCTAACCTTGGTGCCAAAATTGGGACCTTTTGAACCATAAAAGGCTTTCTTCAAATAGCCCTTCCCAAGACCAAGATTTTCACATAGTAAATCAAGAAGTTCTTCAGCCAATTTTTCTAATCTTACAGCAAACTCCTTCATGAGGGTCCTGCATCATAAGCAAAAAATAATGAGGAAAATTTGATTGGATAGGtggaattaataaaaaaaagagaaaaatagccTATGACAGAGCTATGGATATATCTTGCTTTTTAGGCGTTGACAAGGGAATATTTTAACATATTTTAAGCAAAGTTGTCAATAATTGTGTCTGATGAAAGGCTATTTTATTGATAAACCTGAATGGAAATCCAAATCTATCTGTTTCTTGAGAAGGGACGCAGAAGTATGGCTGCATGTGTAGCATGCTCAATCAGCTCAAAACTTCCTGTTGTGTTGGGACCTAGGAACTAACTATAGCGCAACAGTATTTATGGTTTTCATGCTCCTGTTAAGATCTTGTCTTGAATAACTTTCCACATCTGTAAACGACACTCTAATAGTACAAGGACGAGAAGAAAATCCGTGCTTAGAACACAAATAAAATGTTAACAAAGACTCAAATTTACAACCTTTAACAACCAAGCTATGAATTATTACAAGTAACATAAAGACAAATTCATACTGatgatttcttcaatttttttttagttttctttctgtCAGCAAAATGATTACTTATCCACATAAGACTTGCttcaaaatatttcttgaagtgGGAAATGTGCCATAATTATTACCTGTATTCATCATCTAGATCAGGGACTTGTGAAATGTTTGAGACAGGAAGGTGGCGCAAGAAAAATGTGCTCTCCCAATCCATATCCGTAACCTCTGCTTGTACACCCTCTAAAGCCTTGCTTGCCACCAACTCCTTGAACCTTTGCTCCATGCATTTCTTGTAATGACCTTTTGTCAATCTTTCAACTGTGTCCATCATCTCGTGTGGGATTCCATGGTTCACCAACTACAtcaaagtttcaaaagaaaagaaacaaaagttaaTAATGTAAACTTCTTAGAACCattaaaattaaaacaaactcaTTAAAATGTAAACCTCTACAGCAGTTTGTTAcatcaaaaaaaaacaaaatgaggtACACTAGTTTGCCTTATAtcagaaagaaaattaaaaaaaaaaggaatgtgtAGTACCTCAAAGAAACCCCAGTTTTCACAAGCATCCTTTATATGCTCCATGGTGGAAGCTCTCTTGTTACCATTGAGGTTTTTCATGTTGATTACTGGGAAGTTCTCCATCTTACTAGCCTTTGTGGTGGCTACTTTTCTTTCCTAAATGTGTGTTTTGTGCGTGGGAGTTGGATTTTGTTGTGTAttttgtgtgtttgtgtgttgTGTGTGGGATTTGGATTTTGGGGTGGCAATTTATAGGAGAAAGCTGGCAGGAGTGGA
The DNA window shown above is from Coffea arabica cultivar ET-39 chromosome 5e, Coffea Arabica ET-39 HiFi, whole genome shotgun sequence and carries:
- the LOC140006521 gene encoding 1-aminocyclopropane-1-carboxylate oxidase 1-like; amino-acid sequence: MENFPVINMKNLNGNKRASTMEHIKDACENWGFFELVNHGIPHEMMDTVERLTKGHYKKCMEQRFKELVASKALEGVQAEVTDMDWESTFFLRHLPVSNISQVPDLDDEYRTLMKEFAVRLEKLAEELLDLLCENLGLGKGYLKKAFYGSKGPNFGTKVSNYPPCPKPELIKGLRPHTDAGGIILLFQDDKVSGLQLLKGDQWVDVPPMKHSIVVNLGDQLEVITNGKYKSVLHRVIAQTDGNRMSLASFYNPGNDAVIYPAPALLEKEAEERKEVYPKFVFDDYMKLYAGLKFQAKEPRFELMKNVEANVTMGPIATA